In one window of Deltaproteobacteria bacterium DNA:
- the hemG gene encoding protoporphyrinogen oxidase, which translates to MSARVAVVGGGVAGLAAAQRLVERGVTDCVLLEAGERLGGSIATERSGGFTIEAGADSFLTEKPWAAELCERLGVPLVGTREGERRTYVVHDGRIEPLPEGFLLLAPTDLGALAVSPLFSWRGKLRMALDLVLPCAADAADESLAHFVRRRFGREALERAAEPLAGGIYTADAERLSLRATMPRFRELERKYRSVIRGLRAEAGAIKAAGARYSLFAAPADGMGALVEALARRLREGVRLRSPVGELARDGATWRLRAGGEVLAADALVLAAPARALAPLLAPLDAQLGRLLGEIEYASSATVTLAYRSADVSGARGFGFVVPAVERHALIACTYASRKFPGRAPEGHELVRAFVGGALRADVLARDDGALVGVVRDELRDLVGITAAPELTRVHRHRLAMPQYAVGHLERVAAIEARAAALPALALAGAAYRGVGVPDCVRSGAAAADYVLEEHPWQRAEA; encoded by the coding sequence ATGAGCGCGCGCGTCGCCGTGGTGGGCGGCGGCGTGGCCGGGCTCGCTGCGGCGCAGCGGCTGGTCGAGCGCGGCGTGACCGACTGCGTGCTGCTCGAGGCCGGCGAGCGGCTCGGCGGCTCGATCGCGACCGAGCGGAGCGGCGGGTTCACGATCGAGGCGGGCGCGGACTCCTTCTTGACCGAGAAGCCGTGGGCCGCCGAGCTGTGCGAGCGCCTCGGCGTGCCGCTGGTCGGCACGCGCGAGGGCGAGCGGCGCACGTACGTTGTCCACGACGGCCGCATCGAGCCCTTGCCGGAGGGCTTCCTGCTCCTCGCGCCGACGGACCTCGGCGCGCTCGCCGTCTCGCCCCTCTTCTCCTGGCGCGGGAAGCTGCGCATGGCGCTCGACCTCGTCCTCCCGTGCGCCGCGGACGCCGCCGACGAGAGTCTCGCCCACTTCGTGCGCCGCCGCTTCGGGCGCGAGGCGCTCGAGCGGGCGGCCGAGCCGCTCGCCGGCGGCATCTACACCGCGGATGCGGAGCGGCTCTCGCTGCGAGCCACCATGCCGCGCTTCCGCGAGCTCGAGCGGAAGTACCGGAGCGTGATTCGAGGGCTCCGCGCCGAGGCTGGCGCCATCAAGGCCGCGGGGGCACGTTACTCGCTCTTCGCCGCCCCCGCGGACGGCATGGGCGCGCTCGTCGAGGCGCTCGCGCGGCGGCTGCGAGAGGGCGTGCGCCTTCGCTCACCCGTGGGCGAGCTCGCGCGCGACGGTGCGACGTGGCGGCTCCGCGCGGGCGGGGAGGTGCTCGCCGCCGACGCCCTCGTGCTCGCCGCGCCGGCCCGCGCGCTGGCGCCCCTCCTCGCGCCGCTCGATGCGCAGCTCGGACGCCTGCTCGGCGAGATCGAGTACGCCTCCTCGGCGACCGTGACGCTCGCCTACCGGAGCGCCGACGTATCCGGGGCGCGCGGCTTCGGCTTCGTCGTCCCCGCCGTGGAGCGCCACGCGCTCATCGCCTGCACCTACGCGAGCCGCAAGTTCCCGGGGCGCGCACCAGAGGGCCACGAGCTGGTCCGAGCCTTCGTCGGGGGCGCGCTGCGGGCCGACGTACTCGCTCGCGACGACGGCGCACTGGTGGGGGTGGTCCGCGACGAGCTCCGGGATCTCGTCGGCATCACGGCCGCACCCGAGCTGACGCGCGTGCACCGCCACCGCCTGGCGATGCCACAGTACGCGGTCGGCCACCTCGAGCGGGTCGCGGCCATCGAGGCGCGCGCGGCGGCGCTCCCCGCACTTGCGCTTGCGGGCGCGGCCTATCGCGGCGTGGGTGTGCCCGACTGCGTGCGCAGCGGGGCGGCGGCGGCAGATTACGTGCTCGAGGAGCATCCGTGGCAGAGAGCCGAGGCCTGA